One Prunus dulcis unplaced genomic scaffold, ALMONDv2, whole genome shotgun sequence genomic window, gtaattaagagacttgcgtctcgaatgggtcgaacctaaaataataaaaccctattatttaattagtggtggtgaaattatattaggaagatcaccattttccttcaacagaACTGTGGAGTTCGTAAATCTCCACCTGCAGAACCTGATCCCACCATTTTGATGTGAGTCTCAGTGAACCACACAATAAAAGTGCAACATTTATCCCTTATAGAGATTTCAAGAAAACCCCCTTTCTCACAGGTCACGCCCCTTCTCTGAAATCAGACCAGGAGCTTTGATACCATGTTAGAATTTGGTATTTAGCTTGCTGGTTTTAGTGACTGATTTacagaacaaaataaaaccttTTGTAAGAAACGTATGCAGATGAGAGAAAAACTCAGAGAGAATGAGAATGTTTCAGTCAATTTTTTTCCATCTATTGCATTAGAGCCAAAAACACACTATATGCATGACACAAgttgccaaaaaaaaacatatccTAAAAACTAGGACACAAGGACTCATCTCCAGCCATTCAAGGTCATTGGAGGCTATGATTCTTACACCTAGGCTAGAAATCGTTACAGCAGAAAGGACTAAGACAGCTAAGAATGACAGCTGTAGAGTTTCTCAAAATAGTAAGAAAACCAGCCGTTGGACATATCCTATAACAGCTATTACTATAAGAGGAAAGTTCTTCAGCTCCTTCGATTCTTCATCCTCTTCACTGTCAATCTGCAGGATTAACATCTACAGCTTGATTCAAGACTAGTATGCAGCTTAACTCTCAACATTCCATTCACTGATGTAACATACTACAGAGGGTTGGGTTTTACGGTGATAGATTTGGAAAGTTAGATGGAAAGGAATGTGTATATAGGGAGGCCCGTGATGTACGGCTAGATGACATAATGGAGAAACTTAGTCATATATATGAGTGTGGGATGGATGGCAATCACACCTTGCACATTATTCCAGATTCTAGGCAGGTAAAGGCAGATGAATTGCAGTCTGGTGTCTGCTACCTGCAGATAACTGCTGTTGATTCAGTCATGGAAGATGAAGATTTGGGAAGCAGAAGGGAGAGaatcttttctctttccaCTGGTAGTGTTTGTGCACGAGTCTTTGAGCGTTTCTTTTTTGATACCCCATTTACGAAAAATGGAAAGACTCAAGGTGGATTGGAAGACTAGTGGAATCTTCAGGTTCATTCCTAGGTCTTGTGAACAGGCTTTTGGTTACCAAATTGGAATTGCTTGAGTTCCCTCAGTAGAAAATGCCATTGGGAATGATTGAAAGTCGGACAGCTGCTTTACAAAATGAACTTGAAGAGCCTCGCAGTTCTGAAGGGGATCAACTCCCACGTTTCCAGACCCTATAGGGAATTCTTCAAGTCAGTGTTGCAGTTCAGGTTGAACTTTGTTCTCAAAACTCCGTTTTTCTGAACCAATACTGTATCAGTTGCTTACTCCGTTCAAATTATCTCTATATATAACTGATCAGATTTCTCTACTTTCTATTTGCAGGTTAACAACGGGGTACCGAGTGTGTGCACTGCTTTCCTGTCTGGTGAGCCTGCAACAAGGTTGTGGTCGCAGGAACTGCAGCAACTCATTGGCGCGCTTCTTGAATTTATGGCTGTATGCAAGCGTGCCATCCGTGTACACTTCAGATTGAACTTATGACCTACAACTGCATTAATAAGAACAGTGAATGATAAATTTCTTCGTACCTTGTCTCCTCTTGACATCCTTTATGAAGTCGAATCAATGCAATTCCACCAACTGTCCATTCTTCAACAGGAGCACCCAATAAATTCCCAGTCTGAAGACGTCTCATGAAAAAGACTTGATATTCAGAAACttgtaaagaagaaaaaaggctTTGCAGAATGAGTAAACCAGAAATAGGACTTAACATTTGTTAGAGGCAAGTCTTCTCGTCcccatttcatcaaacaccttCTCTGCAACTTTTTTGGCTTCCACTCTTACAGGATTCAGGCATCTGCCATTCCAAGGTCACCAAAAGATTGGTCATATTGGTGTTTTGTGCACATTTTATTAGTAACTTAAAAGACAAGAATTTCTCATATATGTGGGTTAGGCTAGTTGGCTGAGGCATTGTGCTTGCCCCTTTATATCGAGTTCAATCTCCCCTTACattagaatttaaaaaaaaaaaatgaaacttaaaaaaagaaggatgaTTCCTTAGTGACGTAGGATTCTTAATTCGATTCCTTATTGACAAGTGATTGTGAAATACTACGGTAGTATGATTACATGGTACATTTTGTAcatatgttataatataaatgaatATGTATTGATGCTATTTTATAAAAGGAGGAAAATAAACCTTGTCGTCCAcctatattataacacgtaaCCATACTATTGTAGTATTCTATAAATTCTTCAATTGACATGGATGTCTTATTGTTAATCCAATTCATTATTGGATTGGTTTactttatttttgaaaatgttTCAATCAATGCATGCAAAACTCGTTGTACATAGTTCTTTTGACCCTTTTATACAACAACTCTATTTGAGTTTGGAATTGGCTAATATAAAAGCAGGCAGGGGCTGCTattgttttcatatttcatatcATCATCCATAGTAGTTCTTCGAGCCTTTCTTTTGAGAAGGTGAAGGTGCATTGGTCGAGTGAGTAAAGCTTTGCAAGAATGCGTACGTTTAGTGGAATTAGTATGAGTAAGTCTCTTTTATTTTACCTTTTAAACATATAGTatattaaaacttttttttcattttctttttccatccTTTTAAAAAGGTTACTTGTCTTCCACGGcaattcttttttctgttataGGAGTCATGGCTTCTACTAGAGGtcccatcttctttttctggtcGAATACAGGTCACCTGTTTGCATGgcataaaaaacaattattcTTAATCGTCCCCAAATCGATTTTCTAAGACATCATAAGAGAGTTATATTACagtaaaatttcttttttgttagaaaaaatTAGAAAGGCAAATTAGCATAGCCGAAATGGAAGAAcattccaaaagaaaatctaACCGCGTGGAATTATTTGTTCATTCGAAGACTCATTTATTTCTAACAAGTCAATTACTATATGTGAAACAATTGGACAGCTAATTAATTGACCATAATCTTTGGGCTAACCCTTTGGTGACTGTTGCCCTACCAAAACCAACCTATGACAGCTACAATATGTCCCCTCCTAGATATCTACATTCTCTCTAATTCCACCAACCCattttgaaactcccatctccCTCCCTTTCACttccttccttctcttctctttctctgtccATACATACCAACACcagaaaagaaaccaaatccCAATCTCTATAATTTCCTTGATTATGGAAGACTTAATTGCAACCACAAGcacataaattaaaacatctCATAACATTCACCACACATGTACATTCTTCCATTTCATGTTCTCTCTGTgcgtatatatatgtatgtataggTATATTACCTTGTGAGTTGGGCCAACCTTCTAGTCTCTCTTTCTATCTGTCTGTCTCTCTGATATCATGGATGCTTTTGCAGTTGGTGCTACGCTAGTACTGCTTGTACTTTCCGTTCTGCATCAAGAAGTGCATGGAGGACTTGTAGGGAGTGATATCGACGGCTGTGATGTTTCTCAAGGCAACTGGGTTTTTGATGATTCATATCCTCTTTATGCCGCGCCTAGCTGCCTCTTCCTTGAGAAAGTGTTTGACTGCGTAAAGAATGGTCGCCCTGATAGAGACTACCTCAAATATAGATGGCAGCCCTCTGCCTGCAGCTTACCAAGGTACGTATACCTTTAATCTACATCACATTTAATGCATTTATACATGTCATATCTATCACCAAAGTGTCAAAGTGGACTATACATTCAAATGAAACTTCATCCTCAATTTTTTCGTCGAGTTtggatcttttttttccttttttccttataTGTTTTTGGATCTTTGCACTTTGGTTCTTTGCATACTTCTATACAAGGTGTAAAGAACTTCTAGTTCTAGGATTGCCTTTGTTCAATACTAAGTTGCCAAACTGACCATATGGAATGTACGAATTTGAAATGTCCGATCCAGATTCAGAGTCTTGTGACATAAGATGATACATTTATGCAAATTATGCAATTTACACATCTTGTAACTCTAGCATCTACTTTAGACATCAAAAAACTTTGGTATTGATTTATAAGATGATATTGATCTGTGTATAAAACTTTTATGATGCAGATTCAATGGTAGTCGTTTGTTGACAGAACTTAGAGGGAAAAGCGTCATGTTTATTGGGGACTCGTTGAGTTTGAACCAATGGCAGTCACTTACCTGCATGCTTTATACATCTGTTCCAGAGGCCAAATACACATCGGTCAGGACTGGAGGACTCTCCACATTCACATTCCCGGTGAGATTATCACTATCTCTCAACTTGACATATCCATTTTACTGAAGGATCTCtcaaattatttgaggaaCACCATTCAGGGTCtcctacgaattttttttcaacgatccaaaccatctattttttaagtctacattcatagatcatccttcaaaaaattagacaaatcgaaaaCCGTTTCAATAttcaattgtgtcctacaaaatcaatgaacatggtgcttcaagaaagtactaaaatttcaataattcaattgagtggtcaaacgatatcggattcaagtgattttttacagAGACGatatttgaatgagtatctacaaaatagacggtttggattagtgaaatgcAATACtgagtgggccctacaaggatgtccctcaaataagtttatttgaaagATCCCTCAATTGAAACTCcctgtacatatatatatatatatatatatatatataattgagaGTTTCTTATATGCTATTGTTCGGTTCATTTGCGAAATCATTATGTTTGCTGCACTTTGGTCCGTATGACAATGATTGCTGCCCATATAGAACTAGTCAATTTAGTATGATGATTAGCGAAATAGATCTCTTCCAAAGTTGGACTTTAATGCAACATTGAGTGTTTATAATCATGAAGTCATGAATTGGGCACATATGAGGTCATCATGTAGCTTCTCATTTCTAAATGAGTACTGGGACATATCTAGTTAGGTTACTAAACATGAAAAACAATGTAATACCTACATAATTCACATTTATTTATCAGATAATTGAAAGAAGTGAGACCCAACTACTCCTTTTCTTAAGTTTTGAACactttttaattagttttacaAAATACTTACATTATGAATACCTATTTTACAATTTGCAGGAATACAATGTTAAACTGTTGTTCTCCCGCAATGCCTTAATTGTGAACATTGTACGCACACCTGATGGCCGAATCCTAAAACTTGACTCAATCTCAACTCAAGATGACAAACTGTGGTTGGGAGTCGACGTATTGATCTTCAACACGTGGCATTGGTGGGTTCACACCGGCAGAAAGCAACCGTAGGAACCCCATTTGACTTTCCTATCTCCAATTTGGTTCATTCATTCCTAGAGCTTTTGGTTGCCACTATCTCTATGTTCTGCAAGTGATTgagcttttgtttttaaatgtGGTGCAGATGGAACTTTATTCAAGTGGGGAATGAAACTTATAAGGACATGGATCGCTTGGTTGCATATGAGAAGGCACTGCACACTTGGGCAACATGGGTAGACTCCAATGTGGACTCTAACAAAACCAAGGTCTTCTTCCAGGGTGTTTCTCCAGATCATAGCAAGTAAGTATCTCAACAATGTATGATAATAGCCTTTATACAAGTGCCTAGTCAAGATTTAGATTCCTAGACATTGGTTAAGCATCAAGGCTATTTAGGTAACTTAAAATCATTCGAACACAATACCAACACACACCAGCTTCAAGGATATTGTAGTTTCTAAAGCAGATATTAGTTCGGAGGAAGCGTTTTAGCTTAATTGTAATTACTTCTTCAATGAAATCTGCTGATACTTATGTTACAGCTTATCTATACTATTAATTAAGCCAAACTACTATCTTACTTCTGTTTCTTATAGTTTCTAATTAAACTCAATCTTTGATGTCTCTCAGTGGAAGAGAGTGGGGTGATCCTCAAGCAAATAACTGCAGTGCACAATCAGAACCACTACCAGGTCCAAACTATCCAGGAGAAGCACATCCAGCAGAGAAAGTAGTAGAGAAAGTGTTACGTACCATGTCAAAGCCAGTCCATTTGCTGAATGTTACAACTCTTTCACAACTTAGAAAAGATGGGCACCCGTCTGTCTACGGCCTTGGTGGGCACAGGGGCTTGGACTGCACCCATTGGTGTTTAGCCGGAGTACCTGATACTTGGAATGTGCTTCTTTATGCAGCTCTTACTCAAAATTAGGCATTCTTTACAAAAATTGGAGATAAATAATTATAGTCCGTAAATAGATTTTTAGATTCTTTTAAAAACAAGGCTTGATTATGTCAAATATTAGTCCAAATGAGGTAGTTAGCTATGAGAGTTAATAAGGTTATAGGGTCTTTTGTATTAGTGAAATACATTAATAATGTTTTTACataattagtgaaatacattTCAGTTTTCATGTTTGAGCTCTCTgttttcatttccttcatttgttcttggacatacagAGGCCATACTTTATGATGGGCTACTACAAGACCCTACAACTGCATTGATAAGAAAAGTGAAACATTAATATCATACCTTGTCTCCTCTTGACATCCACCATGAAGTCAAATCAATGCAGCCAATAAATTCCCAAGCTGAAGACCTCTGATGAAAAAGACTGTTAATATTATACCAGAAGTAACTAATAGAAGCCTTGTAAAGAAGAGGGTTTGCGGAATGAGTAAACCAGAAGTAGAACTTAACACTTGTTAGACTTCcccatttcatcaaacaccttCTCTGCAACTTTTTTTGCTTCCACTCTTAAAAGATTTCAGGCATCTGTCATTCCAAGGTGGTCACCATCAATATAGGAAGGAAATGACATTGAAAACAGTTGACGAAAACAGAAGGaatcaaagagaaaacaaCTGATTTGAAGGaatcaaagagaaaacaaCTGATTAACTCATCCATGATTTTAACTGTAGAGGATCCATGGCCTTGtaacaaaatagaaatgaaGTACATGCCTCTACGCAACCGGTATACCCAAACTATATTATGGGCCAGACCCATTAACCCAATCTCATGCAGCCCATCATatctaaatttcttttattttatttttttaataggccaatttttgaattaaaaagaaCCATATAACCGAAAACAAATTGTGCTATAATAACCTCATGAAGAACAATTTTAAGTCTCAACATGTCTTTTGGTCAGTATCAGGAGTCCGAAAGCTAGTTAATAGCTTTTGAATGATGggaaatatttttcatgtctTTTTCCAAGTAatgggaaatggaagattcattTCTCATGTTTTGTAATCCTAGAAAAATAGTTAGGAAATaacactttatttcctttcccatgtttggtttgcaaaaaaatgcaaaacaaagtttatttaatttttcaattatacccatattagatatataaaaaatgcatttaatgttatattgtaattcaAAATCGTTAATGGGAACAAAATGATCATGAATCAAATGTGCATTTATTGCAGGCTTTAGTTTCCCATGGgaagggaaaatgaaaccCATGGGGGGTGGAGGGTTTCATTTTCACACCTATTTTTTCATGTATCAATCAACCATTTCCCATGcttggacttaccaaacatgataTTTCCCATTCTCAAGTCCCATTTTGCAGAAATGACCTTTAAATTGTGATCAAGAAAATGATAAGAGTTTCAATTACGACATGTATATAGTGCAAATTCGTTAACCACATCATAACTGAAAATAGAAGAATAAAATCAAGCtggatttaattttattagaaCATCACAGTTGTAAAAACTTTTTactttccctctttttttttggtcatgtCGCAAGTATGGAAGTTACGAAACATGCAAGTGGAAATAATTTTCCATTCTCAAATCCCCTTTTCCACGAACTAAACGCTTTATTAGAAACTTTTGAATTGAACCTAACAAAGTCACATCACACACTACATCATTTACTAATTATAATATGTGAAAAGTCTGGTCACATTGGGTACTATTGTTTGTCGACTAGGCTTGTAAATAAACCCAAGGGCAGCCAATCACCATCCTAGGTTATCTGTCCATTGTGTATGCCATGCTCTACATTATTCTCATTGTCCTTATTGGAAGCAAGCGACAActttattgattttaaaacACGTCAACTTTATTGGTTGGAGGTAAATAAAACCAAAGAGctttaattttaaaacataatataatttattaatttggaAGATAGGAATACAATTTCATCTAATTAGCATAAGATCAAAGACCAAAATGTAATAcctaattttacaaaaatatcattaaaaaatatcaaaattacacACAATGCTACTTCTTCTAAGGCAAGCATACTATGCCACATGTCTATATCTAGCCAACAATCACCGCCGGAATCCCACCACCAGCCACCACATTTTGTGTCATTAAATGGACTCGAACCTTGACCCTTAAAGGAGGAAGGCTCACTCACAAACTACTACACCAAACttgattttgtaatatttattcagttatacaatatttatataaacaatcaacggtttaattattaaaaaaaaataatcatttcAACACTTATTCACACAAAAActgcaaataaaaacagaaacttcaacaaaaatacaatgtaGATTTCAActatgttaaaaaaaacaaaaacaaaaacaaaaacaaaaacagctACAAaaacaattgtaattaaatgaaaactgcaatgcaatttccagtttccaaaagtccaattttgagttcccttGCTCTTAGGTAGTTCTACTCTTCTCTTGCCCACCCAATTCCTAGCCTCTACTCTTCAAATTGATGAGGTTGAAGGCCAagaaaagagcaaaaatccaattgtaattaaatgaaaactgcaatgcagtttccaaaagtccaattttgagttctCTTGTTCTTGGGTAGTTCTACTCTTCTCTTGCCCACCCAATTCCTCATATGGGTAGCCTCTACTCTTCAAATTGGTGAGGTTGAAGGCCaaggaaagagcaaaaatccaattgtaatTACCGAAACTGCAATGTAGTTTGTGCAAAACTACAATGCAAAACCTGTATAAAATTTTACTGAA contains:
- the LOC117613448 gene encoding protein trichome birefringence-like 43; this encodes MDAFAVGATLVLLVLSVLHQEVHGGLVGSDIDGCDVSQGNWVFDDSYPLYAAPSCLFLEKVFDCVKNGRPDRDYLKYRWQPSACSLPRFNGSRLLTELRGKSVMFIGDSLSLNQWQSLTCMLYTSVPEAKYTSVRTGGLSTFTFPEYNVKLLFSRNALIVNIVRTPDGRILKLDSISTQDDKLWLGVDVLIFNTWHWWVHTGRKQPWNFIQVGNETYKDMDRLVAYEKALHTWATWVDSNVDSNKTKVFFQGVSPDHSNGREWGDPQANNCSAQSEPLPGPNYPGEAHPAEKVVEKVLRTMSKPVHLLNVTTLSQLRKDGHPSVYGLGGHRGLDCTHWCLAGVPDTWNVLLYAALTQN